A region of Tachyglossus aculeatus isolate mTacAcu1 unplaced genomic scaffold, mTacAcu1.pri SUPER_32, whole genome shotgun sequence DNA encodes the following proteins:
- the LOC119921894 gene encoding olfactory receptor 14A16-like, whose translation MANVSMVTEFLLLGFSEVRELQLVHTELFLLVFLAALMGNLLIITISALDQRLHTPMYFFLRHLSLLDICYITATVPKSILNSLTNSRSISFLGCTTKVFLFLLFGGSEVFILTAMSYDRYTAICCPLRYDIIMNREVCAKIAAASWLSGGLYSLMNTATTFSSHFCAPRIIYQFYCEVPQLLKLMCPGEARAEVCVLVLSVILCLGCFVSILVSYAHIFLVVLKMPATEGRSKAFSTCLPHLAVVSLFLFTSSFAHLKPPSFSPSIMDLLVSVLYTVLPPTLNPLIYSLKNRDMKVALGKIFSVHFIFGVN comes from the coding sequence atggccaacgtctccatggtgacagaattcctcttgctggggttctcggaggtccgggaactgcagctggtccacaccgagctgttcctcctggtcttcctggcggcactgatggggaatctccttatcatcaCCATCTCCGCccttgaccagcgcctccacactcccatgtactttttcctcaggcacctgtccctcTTAGATATTTGCTACATCACcgccaccgtccccaagtccatcctcaattccttgaccaacagcagatccatctccttcctggggtgTACTACAAAGGtctttttatttcttctttttggtggttcagaggtttTCATCCTTacagcgatgtcctatgaccgctacacagccatctgctgccccttgcGCTATGATATCATCATGAACCGAGAGGTTTGCGCGAAGAtagccgccgcctcctggctcagcgggggtctCTACTCCCTGATGAACACGGCCACCACCTTTTCCTCTCACTTTTGTGCTCCTCGCATCATATACCAGTTCTATTGTGAAGTCCCCCAGTTGCTCAAACTCATGTGCCCTGGAGAGGCCCGAGCAGAGGTCTGTGTTCTTGTCCTCAGTGTTATTTTGTGTTTGGGCTGCTTTGTatccatcctcgtgtcttatgCCCATATTTTCTTGGTGGTGTTGAAGATgccggccactgagggccggtctaaagccttctccacctgtctgcctcacctcgctgtgGTCTCACTGTTTCTTTTCACGAGTTCATTTGCCCATCTGAAGCCACCCTCATTCTCCCCATCGAtaatggacctgctggtgtccgtgttatatacagtgctgccccccaccctgaaccccctcatatatagcctgaagaaccgggacatgaaggttgCCCTGGGAAAGATCTTCTCTGTCCACTTCATTTTTGGGGTGAACTGA